In the Cyanobacteriota bacterium genome, GCTGACGATAATGTTTACCAGAAATGGCTAGACGTAGAAATTGCTGTCTGTGGAGCTTACAGACAAATTGGACGTATACCACGTTCTAGTTTTTTATCTATTCAAGACAATGCAAGATTTGATCTTACCAAAATCAAAGAATTGCAGGAGCGTGGTCAACAAGATATTACGGCTTTTTTGAATTCGGTTTCTGATTCTTTGAGTGAGGATGAAGCTGCTTACCTACATCTTGGGCTTTCTGCTTCTGATTTGAAAGATACTGCATTGAGTTTAACCATCAAAGAATCTGCTCAACTTTTGGATCAAGACATGTATGAGTTTATGGAGGCTCTTAAAGAATTAGCTATTAGTTATAAGAACACCGTATGTATTGGTAGAGTCAATGGTACTTATTCTGAACCTATTAGTTTTGGATTGAAGATGCTTGGTTACTATGATGACATCAGGCGTGCTCGTCATTATCTCAAAAATCTAGTTAATGAAGTTTGTGTTGCGATGTTCTCTGGTGCTACTGGGACTTTTGTTAATTTAGATACTGAAATTGAAACTCTGGCTGCCGCAAATTTGGGATTGAAACCAGCACTTGTAAGTACTCAAGTGATAGGAAGAGATAGGCTTGCAATGTTTGTCAATCAACTTGCCGTAATTGCTTCTATCGTTGAACGACTTGCAATTGAAATTCGTAATTTGCAAAGACCAGAAATTAGAGAACTTGAAGAACCATTTTTGCTTAAAATGGCTGCTAATAATGTATTGCCGCACCAGCGCAGTCCTTGGCGCTCAGAAAATGTTTGTGGTTTGGCTCGTGTGCTTCGTTCCTATACTACAGTTGGTTTGGAGAATATTGCACTTTGGCATGAACGTGATTCAACCCATAATGCTTCAGAAAGAATAATTTTGCCTGATGCATGCAAGCTGCTTGATTTTATTTTTTATAGAATGACACAAACGATGAAGGGCTTAGTGATTAACCCCAAACGTATGTATCAAAATCTAAATATGAATGGAGGAATTGTTTTTGCTAATCAAATTACTCTAAGGTTGGTTGCTAAATCTATGGATAGACAAATGGCTAAAGAATTAATTGATGGTTATGCACAAGAAGCTTGGGCTAATGATGATGGTGATTTCAAGAAACTCGTAATGAATTGTGAGCAGATTAGGAAAATATTTAATGAAGATGAAATTGAGACATGTTTTAAAGCTGATTACTATCTGCAAAATATTGACAAGATTTATGCAAAAATTTT is a window encoding:
- the purB gene encoding adenylosuccinate lyase; this translates as MIDIYTRAEMQLIWADDNVYQKWLDVEIAVCGAYRQIGRIPRSSFLSIQDNARFDLTKIKELQERGQQDITAFLNSVSDSLSEDEAAYLHLGLSASDLKDTALSLTIKESAQLLDQDMYEFMEALKELAISYKNTVCIGRVNGTYSEPISFGLKMLGYYDDIRRARHYLKNLVNEVCVAMFSGATGTFVNLDTEIETLAAANLGLKPALVSTQVIGRDRLAMFVNQLAVIASIVERLAIEIRNLQRPEIRELEEPFLLKMAANNVLPHQRSPWRSENVCGLARVLRSYTTVGLENIALWHERDSTHNASERIILPDACKLLDFIFYRMTQTMKGLVINPKRMYQNLNMNGGIVFANQITLRLVAKSMDRQMAKELIDGYAQEAWANDDGDFKKLVMNCEQIRKIFNEDEIETCFKADYYLQNIDKIYAKIFSDNEEKKNLEVPSYA